The following are encoded together in the Bradymonas sediminis genome:
- a CDS encoding ATP-binding protein has product MYRKNPENPDFFRIAGEMRAALNSVDWNATSLGPSQKWPESLKSYLSVIWELPTAAVIFWGEEFIQIYNQGYADIMGPLRHPKYLGEKAEHCWPDTYPVLLPWMHLAMEKEASKTFERTHLKLTRHGFEEEGYFTFTFSPLRNDIGEVGGVLQIVVEVTKSVLAERRAETLWALTQHHRGRDVLDEAISVVADNALDIPFSLVYLWNSTSQRLELSGQTGFEESDARAKEMDGLFECATQVCRGGEPKYLEDIGDLMPTPHINVWGDRTRSAFVVPLQRSASGRCRGVIFFGLSTRMHFDAAYRVFLEESVRALVVNLQAARARRIEVELIERERAARREAEFQREDLVRLLTQAPAPMILLRGADMVVELINAHACRIWGREHDAVIGRPVLDAVPEVRGTVYDRMLQEVFETGETQAGREQRFEILAASGEVEVSYLNFVYSPLRSPAGEVDGVLVLAFDVTEQVRARHEVDGLRHAAEAANRTKDEFLAMLGHELRNPLAPIITAVELIELQGGEAFRVERDIIKRQAEHMVTLIDDLLDISRITRGKVELNRTRVDMRDVVSQAIEMSAPLMAALRHDCGTDIADEPLWVDGDPARLAQIVSNLLTNAAKYTPAAGRITVRAEREGDCVVVRVKDNGIGISPEMMPKIFDLFMQEGQSLERDEGGLGLGLAIVQNLVTLHGGTVEAMSPGRDQGSEFIVRLPALTLSGDDAEPEAPGGRLEEMGQRKSRGYRILVVDDNIDAAAALGLWLELEGHQVQVAHDGEEALAQVEHWAPDLALLDIGLPRMSGYELAQHLHACPGLSELPIVAISGYGQKADRERSRRAGFFAHLTKPVGLERLGPLIESLLSDAPPAD; this is encoded by the coding sequence ATGTATAGGAAAAACCCAGAGAATCCGGACTTCTTTCGCATCGCAGGTGAGATGCGGGCTGCGTTGAATTCGGTGGATTGGAACGCGACGTCGCTGGGGCCGTCGCAGAAGTGGCCTGAGAGTCTGAAGAGCTATCTGTCGGTGATCTGGGAGTTGCCGACGGCCGCGGTCATCTTTTGGGGGGAGGAGTTCATTCAGATCTACAATCAGGGTTATGCCGATATTATGGGGCCGCTGCGTCACCCAAAATACCTGGGGGAAAAAGCTGAGCATTGCTGGCCCGACACCTATCCGGTGCTGCTGCCATGGATGCATCTAGCCATGGAGAAGGAGGCGTCGAAGACGTTCGAGCGTACCCACCTAAAATTGACCCGCCACGGCTTTGAGGAGGAAGGGTATTTTACGTTTACGTTCAGCCCACTGCGCAATGATATCGGCGAGGTGGGTGGGGTGCTCCAGATCGTTGTTGAGGTGACAAAGTCAGTGCTCGCCGAGCGCCGGGCCGAGACGCTTTGGGCCCTGACGCAGCATCACCGGGGGCGTGACGTCTTGGATGAGGCTATCAGTGTAGTCGCGGACAATGCGTTGGATATCCCGTTTTCACTTGTTTATCTGTGGAATAGTACGAGTCAGCGACTCGAACTCTCCGGGCAAACGGGGTTTGAGGAGAGCGATGCCCGCGCAAAGGAGATGGACGGACTTTTTGAGTGCGCGACACAGGTTTGCCGGGGCGGTGAGCCGAAATATCTCGAGGATATCGGCGATTTAATGCCGACGCCGCATATCAACGTATGGGGCGACCGCACGCGCAGCGCCTTTGTCGTGCCGCTTCAGCGCTCCGCCAGCGGGCGGTGCCGCGGCGTCATCTTCTTCGGGCTGAGCACGCGTATGCACTTCGACGCGGCGTATCGGGTATTCCTAGAGGAGTCAGTTCGAGCGCTGGTGGTCAACCTGCAGGCAGCCCGGGCGCGGCGTATTGAGGTGGAGTTAATCGAGCGTGAGCGTGCCGCGCGGCGCGAGGCTGAGTTTCAGCGCGAGGACCTGGTGCGTCTATTAACCCAGGCGCCGGCGCCGATGATTTTGTTGCGCGGCGCGGATATGGTCGTGGAGTTAATCAATGCTCATGCGTGCCGAATTTGGGGCAGAGAGCATGACGCGGTGATTGGTCGGCCGGTTTTGGATGCAGTGCCCGAGGTTCGCGGGACGGTTTACGACCGGATGCTTCAGGAGGTCTTTGAGACGGGCGAAACCCAGGCGGGACGAGAGCAGCGATTTGAGATCCTTGCTGCGTCGGGTGAGGTGGAGGTCAGCTACCTGAATTTCGTCTATTCGCCGCTACGCAGCCCTGCAGGGGAAGTGGACGGGGTGCTTGTTCTCGCGTTTGACGTAACCGAGCAGGTCCGCGCGCGCCACGAGGTCGATGGGCTGCGCCACGCGGCCGAGGCTGCGAATCGGACCAAAGACGAGTTTTTGGCCATGCTCGGCCATGAACTGCGAAACCCGCTCGCCCCGATCATTACGGCGGTCGAGTTGATCGAATTGCAGGGGGGCGAGGCCTTTCGCGTTGAGCGCGATATCATCAAACGCCAGGCCGAGCATATGGTCACGCTCATCGATGACCTGCTGGATATATCGCGCATCACCCGCGGCAAGGTCGAGTTAAACCGCACCCGGGTGGATATGCGCGATGTCGTGTCTCAGGCGATTGAGATGAGCGCCCCGCTGATGGCAGCCCTTCGCCATGATTGCGGCACCGACATCGCTGATGAGCCGCTGTGGGTCGATGGGGACCCGGCGCGGTTGGCTCAAATTGTGTCGAATTTGCTCACGAACGCCGCGAAATATACGCCGGCTGCTGGTAGGATAACCGTGCGAGCAGAGCGCGAGGGGGATTGCGTGGTGGTGAGGGTAAAGGATAACGGCATCGGCATCAGCCCGGAGATGATGCCAAAGATATTCGACTTATTTATGCAAGAGGGGCAGTCGCTGGAGCGCGATGAAGGCGGGTTGGGGTTGGGGTTGGCGATTGTGCAGAATTTGGTCACGCTGCACGGGGGCACGGTTGAAGCGATGAGCCCCGGGCGTGATCAGGGGAGTGAGTTCATCGTGCGGCTTCCGGCGCTGACCTTGTCGGGAGACGACGCTGAGCCGGAGGCGCCCGGCGGGCGGCTCGAAGAGATGGGTCAGCGCAAATCGCGGGGGTATCGTATTCTCGTGGTCGACGACAATATCGACGCCGCCGCCGCGCTGGGGTTGTGGTTGGAGCTCGAAGGGCATCAGGTGCAGGTTGCCCATGACGGGGAGGAGGCGCTGGCGCAGGTGGAGCATTGGGCGCCGGACCTGGCGCTGCTCGATATCGGGTTGCCCCGGATGAGTGGGTATGAGCTCGCCCAGCATCTCCACGCCTGCCCGGGGCTCTCGGAGTTGCCGATCGTCGCTATTAGCGGCTACGGGCAAAAGGCCGACCGAGAGCGCTCGCGCCGGGCGGGGTTCTTCGCGCATCTGACCAAACCCGTCGGCCTGGAGCGACTCGGTCCGCTCATCGAGTCGCTCCTATCCGACGCGCCCCCGGCGGACTGA
- a CDS encoding HD domain-containing protein, with translation MSYSEQFDRAFAFASKLHRDQTRKGKDVPYINHLMGVASLVGTYGGDEKQVIAALLHDAVEDYIDEVPDIRAQILGEFGPRVATIVDGCTQFAGDPKLSWSARKQTYLDHLHALPNDSPILLVSLCDKVYNARAIVADLQVEGDRFWERFSANRTSVLWYYRVLSNIFLLKNPGYLADELTRCVNLMSDFRAPRDAMEAEPVVYFFHGLESGPHGSKYQRLSESFHVFSPDFQGMDIWARFEKIERETRGLRQLILVGSSYGGLLASLLYSEKTQEPGYTKRPSAKVLNATFEFLQFQTGLLYDQPGFKMQAKHEQAFKLKITKLWASLSAAQQRQMSTMPVAWSKLNGQWNALDDTQKQAFTKSYQKKWMDEITLKSRKATDSATREKYQKQLVDYLVMRKKIAQAKDSQARAARQAKRSKKRANKSHKFDPNAGLRMQTEMMQMDMLNQSYRNLQIARSWD, from the coding sequence ATGTCCTACTCCGAACAATTTGACCGCGCCTTCGCCTTCGCCTCGAAGCTTCATCGCGATCAGACCCGAAAGGGCAAAGACGTCCCGTATATCAACCATCTGATGGGCGTGGCCTCGCTGGTCGGCACCTACGGCGGCGATGAGAAACAGGTCATCGCCGCTCTGCTGCACGACGCCGTCGAGGATTATATCGACGAAGTGCCTGATATTCGCGCGCAGATTTTGGGCGAATTTGGCCCGCGCGTGGCCACGATTGTTGACGGATGCACCCAGTTTGCGGGCGATCCCAAACTGTCCTGGTCCGCGCGAAAACAGACCTATTTGGACCACCTCCACGCCCTCCCCAACGACTCCCCCATCCTTTTGGTCTCGCTCTGCGACAAGGTCTATAATGCCCGGGCGATCGTGGCCGATCTGCAAGTCGAGGGCGATCGATTCTGGGAGCGTTTCTCAGCCAATCGCACGAGTGTTTTGTGGTATTATCGCGTGCTCTCAAATATTTTCTTGCTCAAAAATCCCGGCTACCTCGCCGATGAACTAACGCGCTGCGTGAACCTCATGTCGGACTTCAGAGCACCGCGCGATGCGATGGAAGCGGAGCCGGTAGTCTACTTTTTTCATGGACTCGAATCGGGTCCGCACGGTTCGAAATATCAACGCCTCAGCGAGTCATTCCACGTCTTCTCTCCCGACTTTCAGGGCATGGATATCTGGGCGCGATTTGAAAAAATTGAGCGCGAAACCCGGGGACTCCGTCAGCTCATATTGGTCGGGTCGTCCTACGGCGGCCTGCTCGCCTCGCTGCTCTATTCCGAGAAAACGCAGGAGCCTGGCTACACCAAACGCCCCTCGGCCAAAGTCCTCAACGCGACCTTCGAGTTCCTACAATTTCAAACCGGCCTGCTCTACGATCAGCCTGGCTTCAAAATGCAGGCCAAACACGAACAAGCCTTCAAGCTCAAGATCACCAAACTCTGGGCCAGCCTCTCCGCCGCCCAGCAGCGCCAGATGAGCACAATGCCCGTCGCCTGGAGCAAGCTCAACGGGCAATGGAACGCCCTGGACGACACCCAAAAACAGGCATTTACCAAGAGCTACCAAAAGAAGTGGATGGACGAGATCACGCTCAAGTCCAGGAAGGCGACGGATTCAGCGACACGCGAGAAATACCAAAAGCAACTCGTCGATTATCTGGTGATGCGAAAAAAGATTGCTCAGGCAAAGGATAGCCAGGCGCGAGCGGCCCGGCAGGCGAAACGCTCCAAGAAGCGCGCGAACAAATCGCATAAATTCGACCCGAACGCCGGCCTGCGGATGCAAACCGAGATGATGCAAATGGATATGCTCAACCAGAGCTATCGAAACCTGCAGATAGCGCGCTCCTGGGACTAA
- a CDS encoding sensor histidine kinase — MVTLIDDLLDISRITRGKVELNRTRVDMRDVVSQAIEMSAPLMAALRHDCGTDIADEPLWVDGDPARLAQIVSNLLTNAAKYTPAAGRITVRAEREGDCVVVRVKDNGIGISPEMMPKIFDLFMQEGQSLERDEGGLGLGLAIVQNLVTLHGGTVEAMSPGRDQGE; from the coding sequence ATGGTCACGCTCATCGATGACCTGCTGGATATATCGCGCATCACCCGCGGCAAGGTCGAGTTAAACCGCACCCGGGTGGATATGCGCGATGTCGTGTCTCAGGCGATTGAGATGAGCGCCCCGCTGATGGCAGCCCTTCGCCATGATTGCGGCACCGACATCGCTGATGAGCCGCTGTGGGTCGATGGGGACCCGGCGCGGTTGGCTCAAATTGTGTCGAATTTGCTCACGAACGCCGCGAAATATACGCCGGCTGCTGGTAGGATAACCGTGCGAGCAGAGCGCGAGGGGGATTGCGTGGTGGTGAGGGTAAAGGATAACGGCATCGGCATCAGCCCGGAGATGATGCCAAAGATATTCGACTTATTTATGCAAGAGGGGCAGTCGCTGGAGCGCGATGAAGGCGGGTTGGGGTTGGGGTTGGCGATTGTGCAGAATTTGGTCACGCTGCACGGGGGCACGGTTGAAGCGATGAGCCCCGGGCGTGATCAGGGGGAGTGA
- a CDS encoding response regulator: MIRGSEFIVRLPALTLSGDDAEPEAPGGRLEEMGQRKSRGYRILVVDDNVDAAAALGLWLELEGHQVQVAHDGEEALAQVEHWTPDLALLDIGLPRMSGYELAQHLHACPGLSELPIVAISGYGQKADRERSRRAGFFAHLTKPVGLERLGPLIESLLSDAPPAD; the protein is encoded by the coding sequence GTGATCAGGGGGAGTGAGTTCATCGTGCGGCTTCCGGCGCTGACCTTGTCGGGAGACGACGCTGAGCCGGAGGCGCCCGGCGGGCGGCTCGAAGAGATGGGTCAGCGCAAATCGCGGGGGTATCGTATTCTCGTGGTCGACGACAATGTCGATGCGGCCGCCGCGCTGGGGTTGTGGTTGGAGCTCGAAGGGCATCAGGTGCAGGTTGCCCATGATGGGGAGGAGGCGCTGGCCCAGGTAGAGCATTGGACGCCGGACCTGGCGCTGCTCGACATCGGCTTGCCCCGGATGAGTGGGTATGAGCTCGCCCAGCATCTCCACGCCTGCCCGGGGCTCTCGGAGTTGCCGATCGTCGCTATTAGCGGCTACGGGCAAAAGGCCGACCGAGAGCGCTCGCGCCGGGCGGGGTTCTTCGCGCATCTGACCAAACCCGTCGGCCTGGAGCGACTCGGTCCGCTCATCGAGTCGCTCCTATCCGACGCGCCCCCGGCGGACTGA
- a CDS encoding DUF2179 domain-containing protein encodes MNEFLYTTFGITPEIFSYVVLPLFIFLARVCDVTLSTIKILFVMNGERRIAPILGFFEAFIWLLAIGQIITDVNNPLSYFAYASGFATGTFAGMYIEEKLAVGKVVLRLIIREINDELLHFLHENNFRYSLIDGMGRRGRVNVVFLVVRRQDLDRLIAGVNEHQPNAFYTIEGVRKVNAIDQFSVSSSRRESTPRA; translated from the coding sequence ATGAACGAGTTCTTGTACACGACATTCGGCATCACGCCTGAGATCTTCAGCTATGTGGTGCTGCCGCTTTTTATCTTCTTGGCCCGCGTGTGCGACGTCACCCTGTCGACCATCAAGATTCTATTTGTGATGAACGGCGAGCGGCGGATCGCGCCCATTTTGGGGTTCTTCGAGGCGTTTATCTGGCTGCTCGCCATCGGCCAGATCATCACCGACGTGAATAACCCGTTGTCCTATTTCGCCTACGCCTCGGGCTTCGCGACGGGGACGTTTGCCGGGATGTATATCGAGGAGAAGCTGGCGGTAGGAAAGGTCGTTTTGCGTCTGATTATCCGCGAGATTAACGACGAGCTGCTCCACTTCTTGCACGAGAATAACTTCCGCTACTCCCTCATCGACGGCATGGGGCGACGGGGCCGGGTCAACGTGGTCTTCCTCGTGGTGCGCCGCCAGGACCTCGACCGCCTCATCGCGGGCGTCAACGAGCATCAGCCCAACGCGTTCTATACCATCGAGGGCGTGCGCAAGGTGAACGCGATCGACCAATTCTCGGTCTCGTCTTCGCGCCGAGAGTCGACGCCGCGCGCCTAA
- a CDS encoding carbonic anhydrase gives MTDSNYRRILENNRKWVAQRNAEDPTFFQKLAAEQHPEFLFVGCADSRVPASTIMGVEPGEVFVHRNIANLVVNTDSNFVSVLYYAVDILKVDHVVVCGHYGCGGIKAAMQPRDLGVLNGWLREIRDVYRLHKEELNAIADEDARYRRLVELNVREQCVNIIKTAVVQRNYLRRQLPTVHGWVYDLASGLIHDQEIPFQETLDMVREIYDLKLDD, from the coding sequence ATGACCGACTCGAATTACCGTCGCATCCTCGAAAATAATCGCAAATGGGTCGCGCAACGAAACGCCGAAGACCCGACGTTTTTCCAAAAACTGGCCGCCGAGCAGCACCCCGAATTCCTCTTCGTGGGCTGCGCCGACAGTCGCGTGCCCGCCAGCACCATCATGGGGGTGGAGCCCGGCGAAGTTTTTGTGCACCGAAATATCGCCAACCTGGTGGTCAATACCGACTCGAATTTCGTCAGCGTGCTCTATTATGCCGTCGATATTCTGAAGGTCGACCACGTCGTGGTCTGCGGGCATTACGGGTGCGGGGGCATCAAGGCGGCGATGCAGCCGCGCGACCTCGGCGTGCTCAACGGCTGGCTGCGCGAGATTCGCGACGTCTACCGCCTGCACAAAGAGGAGCTCAACGCCATCGCCGACGAGGACGCGCGCTACCGCCGCCTGGTCGAGCTCAACGTGCGCGAGCAATGCGTCAATATCATTAAGACCGCGGTGGTGCAGCGAAATTACCTGCGCCGCCAGCTCCCCACGGTCCACGGCTGGGTCTACGACCTGGCCAGCGGGCTGATTCACGACCAGGAGATTCCGTTCCAGGAGACCCTCGATATGGTGCGTGAGATCTATGACCTGAAATTGGATGACTGA
- the meaB gene encoding methylmalonyl Co-A mutase-associated GTPase MeaB, producing the protein MTDTLTARILAGDVRAAGRLMRQVDDQHPGARAALDALFAHTGGAYIVGFTGNPGSGKSTLVNAFIRTCRQKGLRVGVVAIDPTSPYSGGAILGDRIRMQEHALDEGVFIRSVATRGNLGGLSRSTPALVQVLDAMGFDVIIIETVGVGQDEVDIARVADTNLVVAVPGMGDDIQATKAGIMEIADIFVINKSDHPGADRLRRELKTMMSLVENPPEDAWTPPVVHTIATEHDGLDKLFEKIEEHRAWLDAQGQEGARARRRIEHLIRLIVQGELDARLARAMGSQAWKQEMDALTERQDTPWRAAELLIAMLGGEA; encoded by the coding sequence ATGACTGACACCCTCACCGCGCGTATCCTGGCCGGCGACGTGCGCGCCGCCGGCCGCTTGATGCGCCAGGTCGACGACCAACACCCCGGCGCCCGCGCCGCGCTCGACGCCCTCTTTGCCCACACCGGCGGCGCCTATATCGTCGGCTTCACGGGCAACCCCGGCTCCGGAAAGTCGACGCTGGTCAACGCGTTCATCCGCACCTGCCGCCAAAAAGGGCTGCGCGTGGGCGTGGTCGCCATCGACCCGACCAGCCCGTATTCGGGCGGCGCTATCTTAGGCGACCGCATCCGCATGCAGGAGCACGCCCTCGACGAGGGCGTCTTCATCCGCTCGGTGGCCACCCGCGGAAACCTGGGCGGCCTGTCGCGCTCGACCCCCGCGCTGGTCCAGGTCCTCGACGCCATGGGCTTTGACGTCATCATTATCGAGACCGTCGGCGTGGGCCAGGACGAGGTCGACATCGCGCGCGTCGCCGACACCAACCTGGTGGTCGCCGTCCCCGGCATGGGCGACGATATCCAGGCGACCAAGGCCGGCATCATGGAGATCGCCGACATCTTCGTGATCAACAAGTCCGACCACCCCGGCGCCGACCGCCTGCGCCGCGAGCTCAAGACCATGATGAGCCTGGTCGAGAACCCGCCCGAGGACGCCTGGACCCCGCCGGTGGTGCACACCATCGCGACCGAGCACGACGGGCTGGACAAATTATTCGAGAAAATCGAAGAGCACCGCGCCTGGCTCGACGCCCAGGGCCAGGAGGGCGCGCGCGCCCGGCGCCGCATCGAGCACCTCATCCGGCTTATCGTGCAGGGCGAGCTGGACGCGCGCCTGGCGCGCGCGATGGGGTCGCAGGCGTGGAAGCAGGAGATGGACGCGCTCACCGAGCGCCAGGACACCCCCTGGCGCGCCGCCGAGTTGTTGATCGCGATGCTGGGTGGCGAGGCGTAA
- a CDS encoding cobalamin B12-binding domain-containing protein, translating into MSTTNTPQPTYRVLIGKPGLDGHDRGAKVIARALRDAGFEVIYSGLHQTPEMLVATALQEDVDAVGLSILSGAHNSLMPKLINLLAEKDAADIIVFGGGIIPDEDIEPLIDKGVRKIFTPGTSTVEVVDYLRKACAERHAALNS; encoded by the coding sequence ATGAGCACCACCAACACGCCCCAACCGACCTACCGCGTCCTCATCGGCAAGCCCGGCCTGGACGGCCACGACCGCGGCGCCAAGGTCATCGCCCGCGCGCTGCGCGACGCCGGTTTTGAGGTCATCTACAGCGGCCTTCACCAGACCCCCGAGATGCTCGTGGCCACCGCCCTGCAGGAAGACGTCGACGCCGTCGGCCTGTCGATCCTGTCGGGCGCCCACAACAGCCTGATGCCCAAGCTCATCAACCTGCTGGCCGAGAAGGACGCCGCCGACATCATCGTGTTTGGCGGCGGCATCATCCCTGACGAGGATATCGAGCCGCTCATCGACAAGGGCGTGCGCAAGATCTTCACCCCCGGCACGTCGACCGTCGAGGTCGTCGACTACCTGCGCAAAGCCTGCGCCGAGCGCCACGCCGCCCTGAACTCCTGA